One window of the Lusitaniella coriacea LEGE 07157 genome contains the following:
- a CDS encoding asparagine synthase C-terminal domain-containing protein, producing the protein MNLRKNKMLDSHLVGFVVSKALDPAQIARRDKSLQQTLSHFPWLTNQKLEIGDTEIIFWGHPPLENCIHRTQNGDWLVLIGQPIDPISWTKIENALTEATSPQDFDFPFDGRFVLLLIRFNGKHWFVWNDWLGSILVFHTQMGSASIASTLESVVVDTVDYRSDRFCLPGIVSLLLNFVCVGNLTLFEGMTTLRADCMAAWTPQGFSLTQKNTVKPSDERWHEGWDELIDEMYELSRQAILEVVKTQSSWTLPLSGGLDSRLIAAVGAEAGVDYQSFTYGNAHSRDVMFARQVAEYLNIPWSRFEIPNDFLAQHNLMWADWFGSSRDFHGLYQIDFLEYLRTTSLNSVLLGYVGDALAGAHLQSMSKLHKENHPIAPYITGSIWSLNEIRTLFKKPIDEAIQQVSTTLEREMKSIDGSWFQSLMMLDLRQRQRLYISYQPIMYDYYLGVSTPFLNRAYANFCLSLPRTVLEDRRLLKEMYRRYYPNLASISGGCAKNEAMRMTDRYVMKRIIARKLPSKLRLGLFQEFADAPSAVNLGKVLKNSGDKSVPFSLKALHLLDSWFDCEKLRHLCKQSTTGQQAPYKKLSTLFPIAMRIAPFK; encoded by the coding sequence ATGAATTTGAGAAAAAATAAAATGTTAGATAGTCATCTTGTAGGATTTGTTGTGAGTAAAGCTTTAGATCCCGCTCAGATAGCTCGACGTGACAAATCATTGCAACAGACTCTTTCTCATTTTCCTTGGCTAACAAATCAAAAATTGGAAATCGGCGATACTGAGATAATTTTCTGGGGTCACCCCCCTTTAGAAAACTGCATTCACCGAACTCAAAACGGAGATTGGCTTGTATTAATAGGGCAACCGATCGATCCCATTTCCTGGACAAAGATTGAAAATGCTTTGACGGAGGCAACATCTCCTCAAGACTTCGATTTCCCCTTTGATGGGCGATTTGTTTTGCTCTTAATTCGTTTCAATGGCAAGCACTGGTTTGTATGGAACGACTGGCTCGGTAGCATTCTCGTATTTCACACACAAATGGGTAGTGCTAGTATTGCTAGCACCCTAGAGTCTGTTGTTGTGGATACTGTCGATTATCGTTCCGATCGATTCTGTCTTCCTGGAATTGTTTCATTACTCCTCAATTTTGTCTGTGTGGGCAATTTAACCTTATTCGAGGGCATGACAACCTTGCGGGCTGATTGTATGGCAGCCTGGACTCCTCAAGGCTTTTCTCTCACGCAGAAAAATACAGTCAAACCCTCTGATGAACGATGGCATGAAGGATGGGACGAACTCATTGATGAGATGTACGAGCTAAGTCGTCAAGCTATTTTAGAAGTTGTCAAAACACAATCTTCCTGGACATTACCTCTCTCAGGGGGTTTAGATTCTCGGCTTATCGCTGCGGTCGGTGCAGAAGCAGGAGTTGATTATCAATCATTTACCTATGGTAATGCTCATTCGAGGGATGTTATGTTCGCTCGCCAAGTCGCTGAATATTTGAATATCCCCTGGTCGCGGTTTGAGATTCCCAATGATTTTCTCGCACAACACAATCTGATGTGGGCGGACTGGTTCGGCAGTTCGCGGGATTTTCACGGTTTGTATCAAATTGATTTTCTAGAATATTTAAGAACAACATCATTGAATTCGGTATTACTTGGCTATGTCGGTGATGCATTGGCTGGTGCTCATCTGCAAAGTATGTCGAAACTCCATAAAGAAAACCATCCAATCGCACCTTACATTACGGGTTCAATCTGGTCTTTAAACGAAATTAGGACGCTATTTAAAAAGCCTATTGATGAAGCGATTCAACAAGTCAGCACTACACTGGAACGAGAAATGAAATCGATAGACGGGTCTTGGTTTCAGAGTTTGATGATGCTCGATCTTAGGCAACGACAACGTTTGTATATTTCCTATCAGCCAATAATGTACGATTACTACCTAGGGGTCAGTACGCCATTTCTCAATCGAGCCTATGCCAATTTTTGCTTGTCGTTGCCCCGCACGGTTTTAGAGGATAGAAGATTGCTTAAAGAAATGTATCGACGCTACTACCCGAACTTAGCATCAATTAGTGGTGGCTGTGCTAAAAATGAGGCGATGCGAATGACTGATCGCTATGTTATGAAGCGCATAATTGCCAGAAAACTTCCCTCTAAACTCCGACTGGGATTGTTTCAAGAATTTGCTGATGCGCCATCAGCAGTCAACCTAGGGAAGGTACTTAAAAATTCTGGCGATAAGTCTGTTCCCTTTTCCCTAAAAGCGTTGCATCTTCTCGATAGTTGGTTTGATTGCGAAAAACTTAGGCATTTATGCAAGCAGTCTACTACTGGGCAACAGGCTCCCTATAAAAAGTTGAGTACTCTGTTTCCAATAGCAATGCGCATTGCACCATTCAAATAG
- a CDS encoding Npun_R2821/Npun_R2822 family protein: MVRGIYITANDRVTEQAIALLNSIRLYDPDTPITLIPYDENYHAIAQLLKEDYGVKVYEDLDFIERLSQKLYDIFGEGFFARPNQFRKQACWFGEFDEFLYIDTDIVVFEKIIDNLDYFKDYDFLCCDYQHSGGITNVFSPKVIEEGVFSEQELRDMFNGGWWASKKSQISEQDLYDTFAECAAHPEYFDFSQKTSDQPIINYMILKRIPRRFNLVRRPGGAPGSWGGSRHFQKQNGTLVDPRNGNQPLQYLHWAGIRIEPGCPYWEMWKHYRYLGDPNPPEDPPPKKPDNQWKTLLRKVKTKLENWS, translated from the coding sequence ATGGTACGCGGAATTTATATTACGGCAAACGATCGCGTGACCGAACAAGCGATCGCGCTTCTCAATAGCATTCGACTCTACGACCCCGATACGCCTATTACCCTGATTCCCTACGATGAAAATTACCACGCGATCGCGCAACTTCTCAAGGAAGACTACGGCGTGAAGGTGTACGAAGATTTAGATTTCATCGAACGCCTCTCTCAAAAGCTGTACGATATCTTTGGAGAAGGATTCTTTGCCCGTCCCAATCAATTTCGCAAGCAAGCTTGTTGGTTTGGAGAATTTGACGAATTTCTCTACATCGACACCGATATTGTCGTGTTTGAAAAAATAATCGATAATCTCGACTATTTCAAAGACTACGATTTCCTCTGTTGCGATTATCAACATTCCGGGGGAATTACTAATGTATTCTCCCCTAAAGTGATTGAAGAAGGCGTATTTAGCGAACAAGAACTTCGAGATATGTTTAACGGGGGGTGGTGGGCTTCCAAGAAAAGTCAGATCTCCGAACAGGATCTCTATGACACCTTTGCAGAATGTGCCGCCCATCCCGAATATTTTGACTTCTCCCAAAAAACATCGGATCAACCGATTATCAACTACATGATTCTCAAGCGAATTCCTCGACGTTTCAACCTCGTCCGTCGTCCGGGGGGTGCGCCGGGAAGTTGGGGGGGAAGTCGCCATTTCCAAAAACAAAACGGCACGCTCGTTGACCCTCGAAATGGCAATCAACCCTTACAATATTTACACTGGGCGGGCATTCGCATCGAACCGGGGTGTCCTTATTGGGAAATGTGGAAACACTATCGCTATTTGGGCGATCCCAACCCCCCTGAAGATCCGCCTCCCAAAAAGCCAGACAATCAGTGGAAAACGCTGTTGAGGAAGGTGAAAACCAAACTCGAAAATTGGTCGTAA
- a CDS encoding Npun_R2821/Npun_R2822 family protein produces MMNGIYTLANDVVYDQLVALINSIEVNVGADFPVRVIAYDRNLEKVRAFVETRKNVELIDDWNLFAPWRTLSEQVWKTHPSAMQTWEDKGIDGVYRLSCNHRYFAFDEQAPFDRFIYFDADVLVLNSLDFIFQQLEKSDFVIYDFQYKDPSHIFNVNSPKLFDVFPEEKVRSEIFCSGCFAARKGLFPQEKRDWLVSRLQEGESEVLYMRAPNQSVLNYMRMRSEIPIYNFALELPKTETTGCSVTSPHFEMRDNVLYDKGTRLTYLHYIGLSSKLFARICEGENIDFPYRDIFLHYRYLHEPQNRPQFKGKAKPYDAPPSLTDKVMKKLGLAQ; encoded by the coding sequence ATCATGAATGGAATTTATACCCTAGCGAATGATGTCGTCTACGATCAACTCGTCGCGCTAATCAATAGCATTGAGGTTAACGTCGGCGCAGATTTTCCGGTTCGCGTAATTGCCTACGACCGGAATTTAGAGAAAGTTCGAGCATTTGTTGAAACGCGCAAAAATGTAGAACTAATCGATGATTGGAATCTATTTGCTCCCTGGCGAACGTTGTCAGAGCAGGTCTGGAAAACGCATCCTTCTGCAATGCAGACTTGGGAAGATAAAGGGATTGATGGGGTGTATCGCCTTTCTTGCAACCATCGCTATTTTGCTTTCGACGAACAAGCCCCTTTCGATCGATTTATCTATTTTGATGCGGATGTTTTGGTTCTCAATTCTCTAGACTTCATTTTTCAACAGTTAGAGAAAAGCGATTTCGTTATTTACGACTTCCAGTATAAAGATCCCAGTCATATTTTCAATGTAAATTCTCCGAAGTTGTTTGATGTTTTTCCAGAAGAAAAAGTTCGTTCGGAAATTTTTTGTTCGGGATGTTTTGCTGCAAGGAAAGGATTATTCCCCCAGGAAAAAAGGGACTGGCTGGTTTCTCGGCTTCAAGAAGGAGAATCGGAGGTGTTGTATATGAGAGCGCCGAATCAATCGGTTTTAAACTATATGAGAATGCGCTCTGAAATTCCTATTTACAATTTTGCTTTGGAACTTCCGAAAACCGAAACGACGGGATGTTCGGTCACGTCTCCTCATTTTGAGATGCGAGACAATGTACTATATGACAAGGGAACGCGCCTTACTTATTTGCACTACATTGGTTTGTCTTCTAAGCTTTTTGCGCGAATTTGTGAGGGTGAAAATATTGATTTCCCCTATCGCGATATCTTCCTGCACTACCGCTACCTGCACGAACCTCAAAACCGCCCGCAATTCAAAGGGAAAGCGAAACCTTACGATGCTCCTCCCAGTTTGACGGATAAGGTGATGAAGAAGTTAGGACTGGCTCAATAA
- a CDS encoding DUF2854 domain-containing protein — translation MLQKFSLARFGLIVGGSLTLMGIITYFLGNATLNLIGLFYGVPVLLGGLALKAAELKPVPWTKETSPDLLALREQQATSIQNQLRKDVTRYRYGQQAHLDESLERIGLSPTDEDRPILSGIRETETDGAYTLILEFNSPFVEMETWQKQLEKIERFFGPNIRVELSQQQDNGVDVALIRVPE, via the coding sequence ATGCTACAAAAATTTTCCCTTGCACGTTTTGGTTTAATCGTCGGCGGTAGTCTCACCCTGATGGGAATTATCACCTACTTTCTCGGCAATGCAACCCTCAATCTCATCGGTCTATTTTACGGCGTTCCAGTGCTTCTGGGCGGATTGGCACTCAAAGCCGCAGAACTCAAACCCGTCCCCTGGACTAAAGAAACCTCCCCAGACCTCCTCGCCTTACGAGAACAGCAAGCCACATCAATTCAAAACCAACTGCGTAAAGACGTTACTCGCTATCGTTACGGTCAACAAGCGCACTTAGACGAATCCCTTGAACGAATCGGTTTGAGTCCCACAGATGAAGACAGACCGATTCTCAGTGGAATACGGGAAACCGAAACCGATGGTGCTTACACCTTAATCTTGGAATTCAATTCTCCTTTTGTCGAAATGGAAACTTGGCAAAAACAGCTAGAAAAAATCGAACGCTTTTTTGGCCCCAATATTCGCGTTGAGTTAAGCCAGCAGCAGGACAACGGTGTTGATGTTGCTTTAATTCGCGTACCGGAATAA
- a CDS encoding chlororespiratory reduction protein 7, with the protein MPDSIMYQEDGYVVLEPNKPEEFLSAEELLEKLKGVLFQQEELPRELQKFDSLDQQAKHLMETSCEFDVAPGHYLQWYVVRLEK; encoded by the coding sequence ATGCCAGACTCGATTATGTATCAAGAGGACGGTTATGTCGTTCTCGAACCTAATAAACCAGAAGAATTCTTGAGTGCAGAAGAGTTATTGGAAAAACTCAAAGGAGTGTTGTTTCAACAAGAAGAACTCCCGCGAGAATTACAGAAATTTGATTCTCTCGACCAACAGGCAAAGCATTTAATGGAAACATCCTGCGAGTTTGATGTTGCGCCGGGACACTATTTGCAATGGTATGTGGTGCGTTTAGAAAAGTAA
- a CDS encoding protein adenylyltransferase SelO, producing the protein MPNPFLSLNYETALEDLGDDYYDPVPAAEFPERILRFRNDELLPIIGLQPEAVSDDDFIEAFGSFEGVRPFLALRYHGYQFGEYNPSLGDGRGFLYGQVRGVDGELYDFGTKGSGRTPYSRSADGRLTLKGGVREVLAAEALHQLGVKTSRCLSLIETGEALWRGDEPSPTRSSVMVRFSRSHIRFGTFERLHYFQRPDLIGKLLNHVIEVYYPLVDPESKDCYALFYAELVRRVARLAAQWMVAGFCHGVLNTDNMSITGESFDYGPYAFIPTYDLRFTAAYFDYGGRYSYGNQPGICQFNLEMLQVPLRMVADKFDLEAGLAKFPEYYYEAYRQLMVQKLGFTELPVAEAKELLGETIQLLQGTQVSYHGFFAELARLFSPQWREDAEAVLQGCSFPLEAWQEWRRLYYQLLNELPREEMEAVERRLRFENPQTALLRPQIEAVWEPIVRGDDWQPFYDLLEKIRFKK; encoded by the coding sequence ATGCCGAATCCATTCCTCTCTCTCAATTACGAAACTGCTTTAGAAGACTTAGGCGATGATTATTATGACCCCGTTCCTGCCGCCGAATTTCCAGAACGCATTCTTCGATTTCGCAATGATGAACTCCTCCCGATTATCGGACTTCAGCCAGAAGCGGTCAGCGACGATGACTTTATTGAGGCTTTTGGGTCTTTTGAAGGCGTTCGTCCCTTTTTAGCACTGCGCTACCACGGCTATCAATTTGGCGAGTATAACCCCAGTTTAGGGGACGGTCGAGGGTTTCTCTACGGTCAGGTGAGGGGAGTGGATGGGGAACTGTACGATTTTGGGACGAAGGGTTCGGGAAGAACGCCATATTCGCGCAGTGCAGACGGTCGGTTGACCTTGAAAGGCGGCGTTCGGGAGGTTTTAGCCGCAGAAGCATTGCATCAATTGGGAGTAAAAACGTCTCGCTGTTTGAGCTTAATTGAAACGGGAGAGGCTTTGTGGCGGGGGGACGAACCCTCTCCGACTCGTTCGTCAGTTATGGTTCGCTTCAGTCGTTCTCACATTCGCTTTGGCACATTTGAGCGGTTGCACTATTTCCAACGACCGGATTTGATTGGGAAGTTGTTGAACCATGTTATTGAGGTTTATTATCCCCTAGTCGATCCTGAATCGAAGGATTGCTACGCGCTATTTTATGCGGAATTGGTGCGGCGAGTCGCACGGCTAGCGGCACAGTGGATGGTTGCAGGGTTTTGTCACGGGGTTTTGAATACGGATAACATGTCGATAACGGGAGAGAGTTTTGATTACGGACCCTATGCATTCATTCCCACTTACGATTTGCGGTTTACGGCGGCGTATTTTGATTATGGGGGACGGTATTCTTATGGGAATCAGCCGGGAATTTGTCAATTTAATTTAGAGATGCTGCAAGTGCCATTGAGGATGGTTGCAGATAAGTTCGATTTGGAGGCGGGATTGGCAAAGTTTCCGGAGTATTATTACGAGGCTTATCGTCAGTTGATGGTGCAGAAGCTGGGGTTTACTGAACTTCCCGTGGCGGAAGCGAAGGAGTTGTTGGGAGAGACGATTCAATTGTTGCAAGGGACTCAAGTGAGTTACCACGGTTTTTTTGCGGAACTGGCGCGGTTATTTTCCCCACAGTGGCGGGAGGATGCGGAGGCAGTGTTGCAGGGGTGTTCTTTTCCTTTGGAGGCTTGGCAGGAGTGGCGAAGGTTGTATTATCAATTGTTGAATGAGCTTCCGAGGGAAGAAATGGAGGCGGTGGAACGTCGTTTGCGGTTTGAGAATCCTCAAACGGCTTTGTTGCGACCGCAGATTGAGGCGGTGTGGGAACCCATTGTACGGGGGGACGATTGGCAGCCGTTTTACGATTTGTTAGAGAAGATTCGCTTCAAGAAGTAG